The following are from one region of the Streptomyces changanensis genome:
- a CDS encoding glycosyl hydrolase family 28-related protein has product MHASRSGCGARRGRRAVLATAALALSLSVVLDGVATAGTADHKQAGAAGPVVTRAALAPELVADRGATVAFDEQEAENAVTDGTVIGPDRTPYTLPSEASGRSAVRLTAGQHVEFVLPRDANALTVRYSIPDAPEGGGITAPLDVSVDGRHRKTMTLTSQYSWLYNQYPFTNDPNADLLHREWWLAECACVPAATTPAPAFDKPFRPTHFYDEQRLHLGRTYQAGDRVRLAVPANSPAAWTVIDLLDTELVAPPHVERGGVNVLAFGADPTGRRDAAPAIERAIAFAERVGRNVYMPPGTFQVNRHIVVDDVAIVGAGNWHTTLKGRQVTLPEPAPDGSRHTGVGLYGRSAAEGGSRNVHLRGFAVEGDVRERIDTDQVNAIGGAMSDSTVDGLYLHHTKVGLWFDGPMSNVKVTNNIITDQIADALNFHTGVTDSLVHNNFVRNTGDDGLAMWSAKTSDARNTFSRNTVQSPTLANGIAIYGGEDNTVSGNLVADPVREGSGLHAGSRFGAEPFTGTLRFTDNTTVRAGTLDLNWRIGLGAIWFYALDKSIDADIRVTGDHYLDSTHNAIMLVSEYGVKDKVDVPAVHFKDIRVDGTGNSVLSARVKGSATFENVDARNVGAVGVNNCGSFNFPATGSEFALTDLGGNDGGWLAPWLLPNTITCDDRPTVVAPPAPSPW; this is encoded by the coding sequence ATGCATGCGAGCCGATCCGGATGCGGCGCCCGTAGAGGCCGAAGAGCCGTGCTGGCGACTGCCGCCCTCGCACTGAGCCTGAGTGTCGTCCTCGACGGCGTCGCGACGGCGGGCACTGCAGACCACAAGCAGGCCGGCGCCGCCGGTCCGGTGGTCACCAGGGCGGCCCTCGCCCCTGAGCTCGTGGCCGACCGCGGCGCCACCGTCGCCTTCGACGAGCAGGAGGCGGAGAACGCCGTCACCGACGGCACGGTCATCGGACCCGACCGCACCCCGTACACGCTCCCCTCCGAGGCGTCGGGCCGCTCCGCCGTACGGCTGACCGCCGGGCAGCACGTCGAGTTCGTCCTCCCGCGCGACGCCAACGCCCTCACCGTCCGCTACAGCATCCCCGACGCGCCCGAAGGCGGCGGCATCACCGCCCCGCTCGACGTCTCCGTCGACGGACGCCACCGCAAGACGATGACGCTGACCTCCCAGTACTCCTGGCTCTACAACCAGTACCCCTTCACCAACGACCCGAACGCGGATCTCCTCCACCGCGAATGGTGGCTCGCCGAGTGCGCCTGCGTTCCGGCTGCCACCACCCCGGCGCCCGCCTTCGACAAGCCCTTCCGGCCCACCCACTTCTACGACGAGCAGCGGCTCCACCTCGGCCGCACCTACCAGGCGGGCGACCGGGTCCGGCTCGCCGTCCCCGCGAACAGCCCCGCCGCCTGGACGGTGATCGATCTGCTCGACACCGAGCTGGTCGCCCCGCCGCACGTGGAGCGCGGCGGGGTGAACGTCCTGGCCTTCGGCGCCGACCCCACCGGCCGGCGTGACGCGGCCCCTGCCATCGAGCGGGCCATCGCCTTCGCCGAGCGCGTCGGCCGGAACGTCTACATGCCCCCGGGCACGTTCCAGGTCAACCGTCATATCGTCGTCGACGACGTCGCCATTGTCGGCGCCGGCAACTGGCACACCACCCTCAAGGGCCGCCAGGTCACCCTCCCTGAACCCGCTCCGGACGGCTCCCGTCACACCGGCGTCGGCCTGTACGGCAGGAGCGCGGCCGAGGGCGGCAGCCGGAACGTGCACCTGCGGGGCTTCGCCGTCGAGGGCGACGTCCGCGAGCGGATCGACACCGATCAGGTGAACGCGATCGGTGGCGCCATGAGCGACTCCACCGTCGACGGCCTCTACCTGCACCACACCAAGGTCGGCCTCTGGTTCGACGGCCCGATGTCGAACGTGAAGGTCACGAACAACATCATCACCGACCAGATCGCCGACGCCCTCAACTTCCACACCGGCGTCACCGACTCCCTGGTCCACAACAACTTCGTCCGCAACACCGGCGACGACGGTCTGGCCATGTGGTCGGCGAAGACCTCCGACGCGCGCAACACCTTCTCCCGCAACACCGTCCAGTCCCCGACCCTCGCCAACGGCATCGCGATCTACGGCGGCGAGGACAACACCGTCAGCGGCAACCTCGTCGCCGACCCGGTACGCGAGGGAAGCGGCCTCCACGCCGGCTCCCGCTTCGGCGCCGAGCCCTTCACCGGCACCCTCCGCTTCACCGACAACACCACCGTCCGTGCCGGCACCCTCGATCTCAACTGGAGGATCGGCCTCGGAGCGATCTGGTTCTACGCCCTGGACAAGAGCATCGACGCCGACATCCGCGTCACCGGCGACCACTACCTCGACTCCACCCACAACGCGATCATGCTCGTCAGCGAGTACGGGGTGAAGGACAAGGTCGACGTCCCGGCCGTCCACTTCAAGGACATCCGGGTCGACGGCACCGGCAACTCCGTCCTCAGCGCCCGGGTGAAGGGCTCCGCCACCTTCGAGAACGTCGACGCCCGCAACGTCGGGGCCGTTGGCGTGAACAACTGCGGCTCCTTCAACTTCCCCGCTACGGGCTCGGAGTTCGCCCTGACCGACCTCGGTGGCAACGACGGTGGCTGGCTCGCCCCCTGGCTGCTGCCCAACACCATCACCTGCGACGACCGCCCGACCGTCGTCGCGCCACCGGCACCGTCCCCCTGGTGA
- a CDS encoding ABC transporter ATP-binding protein: MRQKQPTPRVASLPADHVYSGQNPVRTLGRLLSPELPRLTVAVVTFVAKHSPIWLLPLITAVILDVVVEHRPVSELWTATAVLLAILLLNFPLHLVYVRCMGTIVRGLGTMLRSALCARMQQLSIGYHSRTSASVLQAKVIRDAEAVEQMLMQCADLGLAAVVTLVGGLVVIGLRVPSFLPVFLIVVPAAGLLVMRLRGRLRDQNELFRRRVEQLSSRVGEMTSLIPITRAHGLEHAALGRVNATLDEVRSEGIRLDLLNGRFGSLAWIVLNTLGLLCLTGSALVAYHGWLPVTAGDVVMLSGFFTILTGSVTTLLSLAPVLSKGLESVRSIGEVLQEPDLERNTGKEQISSVEGRIDFENVSFAYGEPGAADREVAVDRVSLSARRGETVALVGASGAGKSTVLNLLIGFIRPTSGRILLDGTDMARLDLRSYRRFVSVVPQESILFEGTIEENVTYGLRDVGKDAVRQALQDANALEFVDSLPHGVDTVVGERGARLSGGQKQRLAIARALVRDPRVLVLDEATSALDNHSEALIQQALSRLVRGRTVFVVAHRLSTIQDADRIVVMDHGRIAEMGTHDELIDRGGLYARMHTAKR, from the coding sequence ATGCGACAGAAGCAGCCCACCCCGCGGGTGGCCTCCTTGCCCGCCGACCACGTCTACAGCGGACAGAACCCCGTACGCACCCTCGGCCGGCTCTTGAGTCCCGAGCTCCCGCGGCTGACGGTGGCCGTCGTGACCTTCGTCGCCAAGCACAGTCCCATCTGGCTGCTGCCGCTCATCACGGCGGTGATCCTCGACGTGGTGGTGGAACACCGGCCCGTGTCGGAGCTGTGGACCGCCACAGCGGTCCTGCTGGCGATCCTCCTGCTCAATTTTCCCCTGCACCTGGTCTACGTGCGCTGTATGGGGACCATCGTGCGAGGCCTGGGCACGATGCTGCGCTCGGCGCTGTGCGCCCGTATGCAGCAGCTGTCGATCGGCTACCACTCGCGAACCAGTGCGAGTGTTCTTCAGGCGAAGGTGATCAGGGACGCCGAGGCGGTCGAGCAGATGCTCATGCAGTGTGCCGATCTCGGCCTCGCGGCGGTGGTGACCCTCGTCGGGGGCCTGGTCGTCATCGGGCTGCGTGTCCCGTCTTTCCTGCCGGTCTTCCTGATCGTCGTTCCGGCGGCGGGGCTGCTGGTGATGAGGCTCCGGGGCCGCCTTCGGGACCAGAACGAACTCTTCCGGCGCCGCGTTGAGCAGCTTTCCTCAAGGGTGGGGGAGATGACCTCGCTCATTCCCATCACCCGCGCCCACGGCCTGGAGCACGCGGCGCTCGGCCGCGTGAACGCCACGCTGGACGAGGTCCGCTCCGAGGGCATCCGGCTCGATCTGCTCAACGGGCGTTTCGGCTCGCTGGCGTGGATCGTGCTGAACACACTCGGTCTGCTGTGTCTGACGGGTTCGGCGCTGGTGGCGTACCACGGCTGGTTGCCCGTCACGGCCGGTGACGTCGTCATGCTGAGCGGCTTCTTCACCATTCTGACGGGTTCCGTCACCACGCTGCTCAGCCTGGCTCCGGTCCTCAGCAAGGGACTGGAGTCGGTGCGCTCGATCGGCGAAGTGCTCCAGGAGCCAGACCTGGAGCGGAACACCGGCAAGGAGCAGATCTCCTCTGTCGAGGGGCGCATCGACTTTGAGAACGTGAGCTTCGCCTACGGGGAACCCGGCGCGGCGGACCGAGAGGTCGCCGTCGACCGGGTGAGCCTGTCCGCGCGCCGCGGGGAGACCGTCGCTCTCGTCGGGGCGTCCGGCGCGGGCAAGTCCACCGTCCTCAACCTGCTGATCGGCTTCATCCGCCCCACCAGCGGCCGCATCCTCCTCGACGGCACGGACATGGCGCGACTCGACCTGAGGAGCTACCGCCGCTTCGTCTCCGTCGTGCCCCAGGAGTCGATCCTCTTCGAGGGCACGATCGAGGAGAACGTCACGTACGGTCTGCGCGACGTCGGCAAGGATGCTGTCCGACAGGCCCTCCAGGACGCCAACGCGCTGGAGTTCGTCGACAGCCTCCCGCACGGCGTCGACACCGTCGTGGGCGAGCGCGGCGCCCGGCTGTCTGGCGGTCAGAAGCAACGCCTGGCCATCGCCCGGGCCCTCGTCCGCGATCCCCGCGTGCTCGTCCTCGACGAAGCCACCTCCGCCCTCGACAACCACTCGGAAGCGCTGATCCAGCAGGCGCTGAGCCGTCTGGTGCGGGGCCGGACCGTCTTCGTGGTCGCCCACCGCCTCTCCACGATTCAGGACGCCGACCGGATCGTCGTCATGGACCACGGCCGTATCGCCGAAATGGGAACCCATGACGAACTCATCGACCGGGGCGGCTTGTACGCGAGGATGCACACGGCGAAGCGCTGA
- a CDS encoding AAA family ATPase, translating into MTSYDLLLIGGGAGVGKTTVAWEVSAALQERNTAHCLIEGDCMDQIHPAPAGDPRRTAITERNIAAVWSNYAALGQQRLIYTNTVSILEEEMVRRAMGSDTVRVTCVLLTAEESTTRQRLTRREIGSRLSVHIERSLRMARHLDEAAPRGTVRITTDGRSVRDVAARVLEAAAW; encoded by the coding sequence ATGACTTCTTACGACCTGTTGCTCATCGGCGGTGGCGCGGGCGTCGGTAAGACGACGGTCGCGTGGGAGGTGTCGGCAGCCCTCCAGGAGAGAAACACGGCGCACTGCCTCATCGAGGGGGACTGCATGGACCAGATCCACCCCGCCCCCGCCGGTGACCCCCGCCGCACAGCGATCACGGAACGGAACATCGCAGCGGTCTGGTCGAACTACGCGGCCCTCGGCCAGCAACGGCTGATCTACACCAACACGGTGAGCATCCTGGAGGAGGAGATGGTCCGTCGGGCCATGGGCAGTGACACGGTCCGAGTCACCTGCGTACTGCTCACGGCCGAGGAATCCACCACGAGGCAGCGGCTCACCCGACGGGAGATCGGATCCCGGCTGTCGGTTCACATCGAGCGGAGCCTGCGGATGGCACGCCATCTGGACGAGGCGGCCCCACGGGGTACCGTCCGCATCACGACGGACGGCCGATCGGTACGCGATGTCGCCGCACGCGTACTGGAGGCTGCCGCCTGGTAG
- a CDS encoding sugar O-acetyltransferase, with amino-acid sequence MTVDYFADDPRTNLERMLAGDLYIADDPQITDRQQRAMRLAERYRTTFLDDPAAARPLLDELLGFAGEEIEVRPPLYVDYGSNISIGARTFVNYNLTALDVAAITIGEDCQIGPNVQLLTPTHPLEPRPRRDKLEAALPITLGDNVWLGGGVIVCPGVSIGDNSVIGAGSVVTKDIPANVVAVGSPARPVRDL; translated from the coding sequence ATGACGGTGGACTACTTTGCTGACGACCCGCGCACCAATCTGGAGCGCATGCTCGCGGGCGACCTCTACATCGCCGACGATCCCCAGATCACCGACAGGCAGCAACGCGCCATGCGACTCGCCGAGCGCTACCGGACCACGTTCCTGGACGATCCGGCCGCCGCCCGGCCGCTCCTCGACGAGCTGCTCGGCTTCGCGGGTGAAGAGATCGAGGTGCGGCCGCCGCTGTACGTGGACTACGGCAGCAACATTTCCATCGGGGCCCGGACCTTCGTCAATTACAACCTGACCGCACTGGACGTGGCGGCGATCACCATCGGAGAGGACTGCCAGATCGGCCCGAACGTGCAGCTCCTCACCCCTACCCACCCCCTGGAGCCCAGACCCCGGCGCGACAAGCTGGAGGCCGCGCTCCCCATCACCCTCGGAGACAACGTTTGGCTCGGCGGAGGTGTCATCGTCTGCCCGGGAGTGAGCATCGGCGACAACAGCGTCATCGGCGCCGGATCGGTCGTCACCAAGGACATCCCCGCCAACGTCGTCGCCGTCGGCAGCCCAGCCCGGCCTGTCCGAGACCTCTGA